The following proteins are encoded in a genomic region of Sorangiineae bacterium MSr12523:
- a CDS encoding carboxymuconolactone decarboxylase family protein, with the protein MKSPAFTIPGTREALLSIHKAAQNCGVPAATHELIHARVGQINGCAVCLDMHSRLLKRQGESDQRIFALATWRETPYYTDAERAALALAEAATRLNDRADAVPDDVWKEASRHFSATQLGALLMTIALANFWNRLNVPTRQVTGDFVEQYLEHAR; encoded by the coding sequence ATGAAGAGCCCGGCTTTCACGATACCGGGCACCAGGGAAGCTCTTTTGTCGATCCACAAGGCCGCGCAAAACTGCGGTGTGCCCGCAGCGACCCACGAGCTCATCCACGCTCGCGTCGGTCAAATCAATGGCTGCGCGGTGTGCCTCGACATGCACTCTCGCTTGCTCAAGAGGCAAGGAGAGAGCGACCAGCGGATCTTTGCGCTCGCAACGTGGCGAGAGACTCCCTACTACACGGACGCGGAGCGCGCTGCGCTTGCACTTGCCGAAGCCGCGACGAGGCTCAACGATCGGGCCGATGCCGTGCCGGACGACGTGTGGAAGGAAGCATCGCGACACTTCTCCGCGACCCAGCTGGGGGCGCTGTTGATGACCATCGCGCTCGCCAACTTCTGGAACCGCCTCAATGTCCCCACGCGCCAGGTGACCGGAGACTTCGTCGAGCAGTACCTCGAGCACGCGCGATAG
- a CDS encoding nuclear transport factor 2 family protein: MNKEPVTSVEHVIRDMEAAFSRNDLEGVVSLFAEDATIESYLVSRIFNRAEGVCRGREEIRELVRAFMKRGVPWGGHEPPLVRGNTVAIEFRSASSDAEPFSVDIIEVRDGKIQSLRAYAGWRALAARTGP, translated from the coding sequence ATGAACAAGGAGCCGGTTACCAGCGTAGAGCACGTGATCCGCGATATGGAGGCTGCCTTTTCGCGGAATGACCTCGAGGGCGTCGTTTCGCTCTTCGCGGAAGACGCGACCATCGAGAGCTATCTGGTCTCGCGCATCTTCAATCGGGCGGAGGGGGTTTGCCGCGGTCGCGAGGAAATCCGAGAGCTCGTACGCGCGTTCATGAAGCGCGGCGTGCCCTGGGGCGGACACGAGCCGCCGCTCGTTCGAGGCAACACCGTGGCCATCGAGTTCAGGAGCGCGTCCTCCGACGCCGAGCCGTTCTCCGTGGACATCATCGAGGTGAGGGACGGCAAGATCCAGAGCCTCCGCGCCTACGCGGGCTGGCGTGCGCTCGCAGCTCGAACCGGCCCCTGA
- a CDS encoding DUF5010 C-terminal domain-containing protein — translation MKCLRLWPACFLLIPVACSSEPEANEAAANDTAPVDAPNTHAFNTSSGALNVDYAQYLSKHDVVYNKPNTNPAYGLTVGNGRMGAMVWSNNGLTMQVSGVDSSEQTAFSAGIVNLFTNPGMDTGYSTFSQRLSLYDGWLTTRYDSNRTVTIMGAPNSEVMGIHVEDSRGGVQSIALDLSLWDLSNLGNSGDVPDLNTWKTVTTYADGSGAGISRGQTDAKNFGYTLAASVEGANFSTQTINGSKVRLNITPSSSYTIWITCATRLNAPNHDSVAQAKNLLNGAKSKGYATTLASYKDWWHAQWQKSFVQYSGMSGDADYLENFYYLSLYAITAGAYGNYPFHFINGVFRSTNDDTKWSNSYWYWNQRDVYNSFLSSNRADIMNVFNYMHSRNFDALKSYTQTRYGIDGIWVPETMGWDGNARGTINSDYTKNIYSTGTEAALNMYAQYRYTNDGNYLRNTAYPFMREVAKFYTAKLSRDGAGKYYMDVSNSHETYWNVRNAITDLVSVRKLFPIAIRTASSLGLDANLRSQWQTVLDNLVPYSNDGTDYLPHQPPISQTRNNENVAAELIWPYSVTGIGSPDYQMALNTWNHRPFPYGNVWANDAIQAARLGLGNQTYDGMKLMLAKYQNYPNGFTNNTNGVFEYWGVHLSATNESLLQSYNDKIRVFPALPNDSQFVGRFTLLAEGGFLVSSEKEANEIKYVGIKSLYGNGAKVVNPWGTQEVRVRRVSDNAVIATTSSSEISFATAANTVYVVERTAKPLSSYSYSNITGTPNQSAKYLSGTSSSLGISATSPPDTGKYEGEKAALVNCNASDDNAASNLQEVINLREGSSLSFSNVIAGGTLDIRYCTRNNPGRLGLYVNGALNQRVDFPSTDTWSGTYATKTVSVNIPKGATLKLQYDSGGAGANIDYIQVR, via the coding sequence ATGAAGTGCCTTCGTTTGTGGCCCGCTTGCTTCTTGCTCATTCCCGTCGCCTGTTCGTCCGAGCCGGAGGCCAACGAGGCAGCGGCAAACGACACCGCCCCCGTCGATGCTCCCAATACGCATGCGTTCAACACATCCAGCGGTGCGTTGAATGTCGATTATGCGCAGTACCTCTCCAAGCACGACGTCGTCTACAACAAGCCGAACACCAACCCCGCCTATGGGCTCACCGTGGGAAATGGGCGCATGGGGGCGATGGTGTGGAGCAACAACGGCCTCACCATGCAGGTCTCGGGCGTGGACAGCTCCGAGCAGACGGCATTTTCGGCCGGTATCGTGAATCTGTTTACGAACCCCGGAATGGATACGGGGTATTCGACCTTCAGTCAGCGCCTCTCGCTTTACGACGGGTGGCTCACCACCCGTTACGACTCCAATCGCACCGTCACCATCATGGGGGCACCGAACTCGGAGGTGATGGGCATCCACGTCGAGGATAGCCGTGGTGGTGTGCAGAGCATTGCCCTCGATTTGAGCCTGTGGGACCTCTCGAATCTGGGCAACTCGGGGGACGTGCCCGATCTGAACACTTGGAAAACCGTCACCACCTATGCCGATGGTTCGGGTGCCGGCATCAGTCGCGGGCAGACCGACGCCAAGAACTTCGGCTACACGCTGGCGGCTTCGGTGGAAGGTGCGAATTTCAGCACCCAGACCATCAACGGAAGCAAGGTGCGGCTCAACATCACGCCGTCCTCGAGCTACACGATTTGGATCACCTGCGCCACCCGTCTCAACGCTCCGAACCACGACTCGGTTGCACAAGCGAAGAACCTGCTCAACGGCGCCAAAAGCAAGGGGTATGCAACCACGCTCGCCAGTTACAAAGATTGGTGGCATGCGCAGTGGCAGAAATCGTTCGTGCAATATTCGGGAATGTCGGGCGACGCCGATTACCTGGAGAATTTCTACTACCTGAGCCTGTACGCCATTACCGCCGGCGCGTACGGAAATTATCCGTTCCACTTCATCAATGGTGTCTTCCGCTCGACGAACGACGACACGAAGTGGAGCAACTCGTATTGGTATTGGAACCAGCGCGACGTGTACAACTCGTTCCTGTCGTCGAATCGTGCCGACATCATGAACGTGTTCAATTACATGCACAGCCGGAACTTCGATGCCCTGAAATCGTACACCCAGACGCGGTACGGCATCGACGGCATTTGGGTGCCGGAAACCATGGGGTGGGACGGCAACGCGCGCGGCACCATCAACAGCGACTACACGAAGAACATCTATTCCACGGGCACCGAAGCGGCACTGAACATGTACGCGCAGTACCGCTACACCAACGACGGAAACTACCTGCGCAACACGGCGTACCCCTTCATGCGGGAGGTCGCCAAGTTTTACACCGCGAAGCTTTCGCGCGATGGCGCGGGTAAGTACTACATGGACGTCTCGAATTCGCACGAGACGTACTGGAACGTGCGCAATGCCATTACCGATCTGGTGTCCGTGCGCAAACTCTTTCCGATTGCGATACGAACCGCGTCGTCGCTCGGACTCGACGCCAATTTGCGATCGCAGTGGCAGACGGTGCTGGACAACTTGGTTCCGTACTCGAACGACGGGACCGATTATCTGCCCCACCAGCCGCCCATTTCGCAAACACGCAACAACGAGAACGTGGCGGCCGAATTGATTTGGCCGTACAGCGTGACCGGTATTGGGTCTCCCGATTACCAAATGGCGTTGAACACCTGGAACCATCGGCCTTTCCCCTACGGCAACGTATGGGCGAACGATGCCATCCAGGCAGCCCGCCTGGGCCTGGGCAATCAAACGTACGATGGCATGAAGTTGATGCTGGCGAAGTATCAAAATTACCCCAATGGGTTCACCAACAACACCAACGGCGTGTTCGAATACTGGGGAGTGCACCTCTCGGCCACGAACGAGTCGCTGTTGCAGAGCTACAACGACAAGATTCGCGTCTTCCCCGCATTGCCCAATGATTCGCAGTTCGTGGGCCGCTTCACCTTGCTGGCCGAGGGTGGCTTCCTGGTCAGCTCGGAGAAGGAAGCCAACGAGATCAAATACGTCGGTATCAAGAGCTTGTACGGAAACGGCGCCAAGGTGGTCAACCCGTGGGGCACGCAGGAGGTTCGCGTGCGAAGGGTCTCGGACAACGCGGTGATCGCGACGACCTCGAGCAGCGAAATCAGCTTTGCAACGGCGGCGAATACCGTGTATGTCGTGGAGCGAACGGCAAAGCCGCTCTCGAGTTATTCGTATTCGAACATCACTGGTACGCCGAACCAAAGCGCGAAGTACCTGTCCGGCACCTCCTCGAGCCTGGGCATCTCGGCCACCTCGCCGCCGGACACGGGCAAATACGAAGGCGAGAAGGCCGCGCTGGTCAACTGCAATGCCTCGGACGACAATGCCGCGTCGAATCTCCAGGAAGTGATCAACCTGCGCGAAGGCTCGTCGCTGTCGTTTTCCAACGTGATTGCCGGGGGCACGCTGGACATCCGCTATTGCACGCGCAACAACCCTGGCCGGCTCGGATTGTACGTGAATGGGGCGCTCAATCAGAGGGTCGATTTTCCCAGCACCGACACCTGGAGCGGGACCTACGCGACGAAAACGGTGAGCGTGAACATCCCCAAGGGGGCCACGCTCAAGCTGCAATACGACAGCGGCGGTGCCGGCGCAAACATCGATTACATTCAGGTGCGCTGA